A genomic window from Companilactobacillus alimentarius DSM 20249 includes:
- the ubiE gene encoding bifunctional demethylmenaquinone methyltransferase/2-methoxy-6-polyprenyl-1,4-benzoquinol methylase UbiE yields the protein MSLTNKVPEKDVQRTFNNIAGNYDRLNTIMSLGTHQSWRQKATQKINNQPQDILDLCCGTANWTVMLAHRFIHAKVIGVDFSQEMLKLAQQKVAKSKVTNITLESGNAMKLNFSDNSFDVVTIGFGLRNVPDADKVLSEIYRVLKPNGQIVCLEAFKVETPIIKTGWKLYFNHIMPLMGKVFAKNKSDYQYLDDSVNHFVSIEKLCQMMQNVGFENIEVDDLMMKAAAIHSAVKKRQ from the coding sequence ATGAGTTTAACGAATAAAGTACCTGAAAAAGATGTTCAGAGAACTTTTAATAATATTGCTGGCAATTACGATAGATTAAATACGATCATGAGTCTGGGGACTCATCAAAGCTGGCGTCAAAAGGCGACTCAAAAGATCAATAACCAACCTCAAGATATTTTGGATCTTTGTTGTGGTACGGCTAATTGGACTGTGATGTTAGCTCATCGTTTCATTCATGCAAAAGTCATTGGAGTAGATTTCAGTCAAGAAATGTTGAAACTAGCTCAACAAAAAGTAGCTAAGTCAAAGGTAACCAACATTACTTTGGAGTCGGGAAATGCCATGAAATTGAATTTTTCGGACAATAGTTTTGATGTCGTGACGATTGGTTTTGGCTTAAGAAATGTTCCCGACGCCGATAAGGTCTTAAGTGAGATCTATCGTGTCTTGAAGCCGAATGGACAAATAGTCTGTTTGGAAGCTTTTAAGGTGGAAACACCGATTATTAAAACTGGTTGGAAGCTATACTTTAATCATATAATGCCCCTGATGGGAAAAGTTTTTGCCAAAAATAAATCTGATTATCAATATTTAGATGATTCCGTCAATCATTTTGTCAGTATTGAGAAGCTTTGCCAAATGATGCAAAATGTAGGATTTGAAAATATTGAAGTGGATGATTTAATGATGAAAGCTGCTGCAATTCACAGTGCAGTCAAAAAAAGGCAATAA
- a CDS encoding ATP-binding protein, whose product MIQRDMYLNKLIKFKDIDAIKVITGVRRSGKSVLLMLYRDYLKGRGISEKSILYYNFEDFDLLGIRTQKDLIGLLTPRLNKNKHYYFMFDEIQMVDGWQSVINGLRVSYNCDIVVTGSNAKMLSGELATLLSGRYVEIPIYPFSFKEFLSAKNIAIGSRRVDEAFLEYERYGGFPSVVLADETIKDTILSGIFDTIILNDISMRANVRDTESLRGLVGFLADNTGQLIKAASVAGTLKSEGINVSNHTIERYLQLLEDAFLFYRGRQYDLRGRAYLRTAGKYFIVDPGLRRNAVGRRPGNYSGQLENIVYLELIRRGYKVDVGKLDTKEIDFVARRIDEILYIQVTYEIPRNSYETDNLLNISDNYQKLLITQRHYPDIKDIDGIPVINIIDWLLEN is encoded by the coding sequence ATGATTCAGCGTGATATGTATTTGAATAAACTTATTAAATTTAAGGATATCGATGCAATAAAGGTTATAACTGGTGTTAGACGTTCTGGTAAATCCGTACTTCTAATGTTATATCGAGATTATTTGAAAGGTAGGGGAATTTCTGAAAAATCGATTCTTTATTATAATTTTGAAGATTTTGATTTATTAGGAATTAGAACCCAAAAAGATTTAATTGGATTATTGACTCCAAGATTAAATAAGAATAAACATTATTATTTTATGTTTGATGAAATTCAGATGGTTGATGGCTGGCAAAGTGTAATCAATGGTCTAAGGGTAAGTTATAATTGTGATATTGTTGTAACCGGATCTAATGCTAAAATGCTTTCTGGAGAATTAGCTACGCTTTTAAGTGGACGCTATGTTGAGATTCCTATCTATCCATTTTCTTTTAAAGAGTTTCTGTCAGCTAAAAATATAGCAATTGGTTCTAGAAGAGTCGATGAGGCGTTTTTAGAATATGAACGTTATGGAGGATTTCCTTCAGTTGTATTAGCTGATGAAACAATTAAGGATACAATTTTGTCAGGCATTTTTGATACTATTATTTTAAATGATATTTCTATGAGAGCTAACGTACGTGATACAGAATCTTTACGAGGCTTGGTCGGATTTTTGGCAGACAATACAGGTCAACTAATTAAAGCTGCTAGTGTTGCGGGGACTCTGAAAAGCGAAGGAATTAACGTTTCCAATCATACAATCGAGAGATATTTACAGTTGTTAGAAGACGCATTTCTTTTTTATCGTGGCAGACAATATGATTTACGTGGACGAGCTTATTTACGAACAGCGGGCAAATATTTTATCGTTGATCCAGGTTTAAGGCGCAATGCAGTCGGCCGAAGACCAGGAAATTATTCAGGTCAACTAGAAAATATTGTATATTTGGAATTAATTAGACGAGGATATAAAGTTGATGTGGGTAAGTTGGATACTAAAGAAATCGACTTTGTAGCAAGAAGAATAGATGAAATTTTGTATATCCAAGTCACATATGAAATTCCCAGAAATAGTTATGAAACAGATAATTTATTAAATATATCAGATAATTATCAAAAATTATTAATCACTCAAAGACATTATCCAGATATAAAAGATATTGATGGAATACCAGTAATTAATATAATTGATTGGCTGTTAGAGAATTAG
- a CDS encoding Hsp20/alpha crystallin family protein — translation MANEIMDRNNLMKNFFNNDGWMNNFPSIFEDNLMEDSSLKTDIKESDKDYEVHVDMPAFDKKNIDINYQNDVLTVSGRRDSFNDHNDENGDMIMSERSSGRFMRQYHLPAADVKNIKATYDNGVLKVVLPKLEKETPSQHHIDID, via the coding sequence ATGGCAAACGAAATTATGGATCGTAACAATTTGATGAAAAACTTTTTTAATAATGATGGTTGGATGAACAATTTCCCATCAATCTTTGAAGACAATCTAATGGAAGACTCATCATTGAAGACTGATATCAAGGAAAGCGATAAGGATTATGAAGTTCACGTCGATATGCCTGCTTTTGATAAGAAGAATATTGACATTAACTATCAAAACGATGTTTTAACTGTTAGCGGTCGTCGTGACAGTTTCAATGATCATAATGACGAAAATGGCGATATGATTATGTCCGAGCGTTCCAGTGGTCGCTTTATGAGACAATACCATTTACCAGCAGCTGATGTTAAAAATATCAAAGCTACTTATGATAATGGTGTTTTGAAAGTCGTTCTTCCTAAACTAGAAAAGGAAACACCTTCACAACATCACATCGACATCGACTAA
- a CDS encoding MarR family transcriptional regulator, producing the protein MIEEEIYKNLINILVFFNRTDRDKKLIQAAGVELEATSLQAFISIGRMQPINVSDLANVLGKSHSSTSRQIDKLERNELVITYSSKKDSRIRSIQLSKKGMQIIENLNEARLQAMQKAFGSWQENDKQSLLLNLKHLSKTIDEMSQK; encoded by the coding sequence TTGATCGAAGAAGAAATCTATAAAAATTTAATCAATATCTTGGTCTTCTTTAATCGAACTGACCGTGATAAGAAATTAATTCAGGCGGCTGGAGTCGAATTGGAGGCTACTTCTCTACAGGCATTTATTAGTATTGGAAGAATGCAGCCAATAAATGTCAGTGATTTAGCCAATGTTTTGGGAAAGAGCCACTCTAGTACTAGTCGACAAATTGATAAGCTGGAAAGAAATGAATTAGTGATAACTTATAGTTCTAAAAAGGATTCACGGATTCGCTCAATTCAGTTGTCAAAAAAGGGTATGCAAATAATAGAAAACCTCAATGAGGCTAGATTGCAAGCAATGCAGAAGGCTTTTGGCTCTTGGCAAGAAAATGATAAACAGTCACTATTATTGAATTTAAAGCATTTGTCTAAAACAATTGATGAGATGAGTCAAAAATAG
- a CDS encoding quinone oxidoreductase family protein: protein MKAAIVTKAGTNPVYSTFKEPKNTADELKINVTAAALTNLTKMRALGNHYSSTQSFPIIAGTDGVGTTNEGKRVYFAMPTAPFGALAQQTIVNKHLIVPIPKELDDITAAAIANPGMSSWVALVSRAHFKAGQTVLINGATGSAGSLAVKIAYHLGAKKVIAAGRNAEKLSKLGADATVPFDMTTKDGIDQFEKDLDPYFKEGIDVVLDYLWGDSALSIMTAIAKAGNRNKSRFVSIGAASGQKDINLPSSLLRSSTIEILGSGVRSASMPELLASIKGVFEFAAAENISIPVKTYPLENIESAWNAPTQPRVVVEVK, encoded by the coding sequence ATGAAAGCAGCTATTGTAACCAAAGCAGGAACCAATCCTGTTTACTCAACTTTTAAAGAACCAAAAAATACAGCGGATGAACTAAAAATCAATGTCACTGCGGCAGCTTTGACTAATCTAACAAAGATGCGGGCCTTAGGTAATCACTATTCTTCCACCCAAAGTTTCCCTATCATTGCTGGAACTGATGGTGTTGGAACTACCAATGAAGGCAAAAGAGTTTATTTCGCCATGCCAACGGCACCATTTGGCGCTTTAGCCCAACAGACTATAGTTAATAAGCATTTAATTGTACCAATACCTAAAGAACTAGACGATATTACTGCAGCAGCTATTGCCAATCCAGGAATGTCATCTTGGGTGGCTCTAGTTAGTCGTGCCCATTTCAAAGCAGGACAAACCGTCTTGATTAATGGAGCCACTGGTAGTGCCGGCAGTCTGGCTGTTAAAATTGCTTACCATCTAGGTGCTAAAAAGGTCATTGCGGCTGGTCGTAACGCCGAAAAATTATCCAAGTTAGGCGCTGATGCCACCGTGCCGTTTGATATGACGACTAAAGATGGAATCGATCAATTTGAAAAAGACTTGGATCCATATTTCAAAGAAGGAATAGATGTCGTCTTGGATTATCTATGGGGCGATAGCGCACTATCCATCATGACAGCTATTGCTAAAGCAGGTAATCGCAATAAAAGTCGCTTTGTCAGTATTGGCGCTGCCAGTGGTCAAAAAGATATTAACTTGCCTTCATCATTATTACGTTCTTCAACAATTGAAATCCTTGGAAGTGGTGTTAGAAGCGCTTCAATGCCAGAATTATTGGCAAGTATCAAAGGTGTCTTTGAATTTGCGGCGGCAGAGAATATTTCAATACCTGTAAAAACTTACCCACTAGAAAATATTGAAAGTGCCTGGAACGCACCCACTCAGCCACGTGTCGTTGTTGAGGTTAAATAA
- a CDS encoding LacI family DNA-binding transcriptional regulator — translation MSNIRDVAKLSGHSVSTVSRVLNHRSYVAKQTKEEILSAMKELNYHPNDIARALSTGKTYRVGVVTPYSNHPYFQKLVSAITQAAFKENYQVTLLPSHYNAKSEIHYLEMLKHQAFDGLIFTSRAISFEKIQEYQNYGPITCCEDTLNFPISCAYTNRKISFIEAFKLLKKLDFQHIGVTISRNERESRSAKLTIDSYHEVFQHEIPEKLVIRDMQFFRDGIRAAKELTTNNKELDVIFANGDQVAAGIIYQLDKMQIKLPVIGQENLDYSFLMDFSTIDHKLSEIGEYAFWSLFEDKTVKKLIPSEFIARGALQERMQK, via the coding sequence ATGTCCAATATTCGTGATGTTGCCAAACTTTCAGGTCATTCAGTTTCGACCGTTTCCCGAGTGCTCAATCATCGAAGCTATGTTGCCAAGCAGACTAAAGAAGAAATCTTAAGTGCCATGAAGGAACTAAACTATCATCCCAATGACATTGCTAGAGCTCTTAGCACTGGAAAAACTTACCGTGTTGGAGTCGTTACGCCGTATAGTAATCACCCATATTTTCAAAAATTAGTTTCAGCAATTACCCAAGCAGCCTTCAAAGAAAATTACCAAGTCACGTTATTACCATCGCACTATAACGCTAAGAGTGAAATACATTATTTGGAAATGTTGAAACACCAAGCTTTTGATGGATTGATTTTTACTTCTCGAGCAATTTCTTTTGAAAAAATCCAGGAATATCAAAATTATGGTCCAATTACTTGTTGTGAAGATACGTTAAATTTTCCCATTTCTTGTGCTTATACTAATCGGAAAATTTCATTTATCGAAGCTTTTAAATTACTCAAGAAATTGGACTTTCAACATATCGGCGTTACGATAAGCCGTAACGAACGTGAGAGTCGAAGTGCCAAATTGACGATTGATTCATATCATGAAGTCTTTCAACATGAGATTCCTGAAAAATTGGTTATTCGTGATATGCAGTTTTTTAGAGACGGTATCAGGGCCGCAAAAGAACTAACGACTAATAATAAAGAATTGGATGTAATTTTTGCTAATGGCGACCAAGTTGCTGCGGGTATAATTTACCAGTTGGATAAAATGCAAATCAAACTTCCAGTAATTGGACAGGAGAATCTGGATTACAGTTTTTTGATGGATTTTTCAACAATTGATCATAAATTGTCAGAAATAGGGGAATATGCTTTTTGGTCTCTATTTGAAGATAAGACGGTTAAGAAATTGATTCCTTCAGAATTCATTGCTCGAGGTGCACTTCAAGAACGAATGCAAAAATAA
- a CDS encoding TerC family protein, producing the protein MYGPFFDLHNWATVIESGEDWLVILSLVIMECMLSVDNAVVLAAQTQSLPNKVEQEKSLFYGLFGAYIFRFLVIGVGVYLINFWWIKVFGAGYLFYLFLKHFFFNKKEVQVPTEPKKENALEKHLHISRFWQVVISIELMDIVFSIDSVLASLAISSNPVIVLIGGMIGILAMRGIAELIMGLMSKIPELNGMAYFLILFISIKLFLSIPAIDIEIPNLVFVGVLIGAIIVTLIIHVINNNKAPKDKEK; encoded by the coding sequence ATGTATGGACCTTTCTTTGACCTACACAATTGGGCCACAGTTATTGAATCAGGGGAAGATTGGTTAGTTATTTTATCGTTGGTAATAATGGAGTGTATGCTGTCAGTTGATAATGCTGTGGTTTTAGCTGCTCAAACTCAATCATTACCAAACAAAGTAGAACAGGAAAAATCACTGTTTTATGGACTTTTTGGAGCTTATATTTTTAGATTTCTAGTCATTGGGGTCGGCGTTTATTTGATCAACTTCTGGTGGATCAAGGTCTTCGGTGCTGGGTACCTCTTCTATCTCTTCTTAAAACACTTCTTCTTCAATAAAAAAGAAGTTCAGGTACCAACTGAACCTAAAAAGGAGAATGCTCTAGAAAAGCACTTGCACATTTCTAGATTCTGGCAAGTTGTCATTTCAATTGAATTAATGGATATTGTTTTCTCAATTGATTCTGTTTTAGCTTCTCTAGCTATTTCCAGTAATCCAGTTATCGTTTTGATTGGTGGTATGATTGGTATCCTAGCTATGAGAGGTATCGCCGAATTGATCATGGGCTTGATGAGTAAGATTCCTGAATTAAACGGTATGGCTTACTTCTTAATTCTCTTTATCTCTATCAAGTTGTTCCTCTCCATCCCTGCCATTGATATTGAAATACCAAATCTTGTTTTCGTAGGTGTCTTAATTGGCGCAATTATCGTGACATTGATTATTCATGTTATCAACAACAATAAAGCGCCTAAGGATAAGGAAAAATAA
- a CDS encoding Nramp family divalent metal transporter: protein MSSKNKKHESLIHYANGPSLEEINDTVEIPKDAGFFKTLLAYSGPGALVAVGYMDPGNWVTSIAGGAQFKYKLLSVILISSLIAMLLQYMSAKLGIVTGRDLAQLTRDRTSRVGGFILWIITELAIMATDIAEIIGSAIALKLLFNIPVLWGVIITAFDVLLLLVLMKLGFRKIEAIVATLIMVILLVFLYEVILAKPDVGQMMVGFIPEPKILQNQSMLYLSLGIVGATVMPHNLYLHSSISQARKYDRDDPKSIHQAVRFSTWDSNIQLTLAFVVNTLLLLLGAALFYGTSSDLGRFVDLFNALQDPKVAGAVASPVLSILFAVALLASGQNSTITGTLSGQIVMEGFIHMKMKLWARRVITRLMSIIPVITFAIIYHGNEAKIESLLTFSQVFLSVALPFSIFPLIKFTSNKKLMGEFVNNKLVEYIGYFVAIVLTILNIWLIYTTFVPTA, encoded by the coding sequence TTGAGCTCAAAAAATAAAAAACATGAGAGCCTAATCCACTACGCTAACGGTCCTTCTTTAGAGGAAATTAACGACACCGTAGAAATTCCAAAAGATGCCGGTTTCTTCAAGACTCTGTTAGCTTATAGTGGTCCTGGTGCCTTGGTTGCCGTGGGTTACATGGATCCTGGTAACTGGGTTACTTCGATTGCTGGTGGTGCCCAATTTAAGTACAAATTACTATCCGTTATCTTGATTTCTAGTTTAATTGCGATGCTTTTACAATACATGTCAGCTAAACTAGGCATCGTGACCGGAAGAGATTTGGCCCAATTAACGAGGGATCGGACTAGTCGTGTTGGAGGATTTATCCTTTGGATAATCACTGAATTAGCCATTATGGCGACTGATATTGCGGAAATAATTGGTTCCGCCATTGCTCTAAAATTACTATTCAACATCCCAGTCCTCTGGGGTGTCATCATCACAGCTTTTGACGTATTGCTATTGCTAGTCTTGATGAAACTAGGCTTCAGAAAAATTGAGGCTATCGTCGCTACCTTGATTATGGTCATCTTACTTGTTTTCCTATATGAAGTTATCTTAGCTAAACCAGACGTTGGTCAAATGATGGTCGGATTCATTCCTGAACCTAAAATTTTACAAAATCAAAGCATGCTTTACCTATCATTAGGTATCGTTGGTGCAACAGTTATGCCACATAACTTATACTTGCACTCTTCCATTTCGCAAGCGAGAAAATACGATCGTGATGATCCTAAGAGTATTCATCAAGCGGTTAGATTCTCCACTTGGGATTCTAATATTCAGTTGACTTTAGCCTTTGTTGTCAACACGTTGCTACTTCTTTTAGGGGCCGCATTATTCTACGGTACTAGTAGCGATTTAGGACGTTTCGTTGATTTGTTCAATGCCTTGCAAGATCCAAAAGTTGCTGGAGCCGTGGCCAGTCCTGTCTTGAGTATTTTGTTTGCCGTTGCGTTATTGGCTTCTGGTCAAAACTCAACCATTACCGGTACGCTTTCTGGTCAAATCGTTATGGAAGGTTTCATTCATATGAAGATGAAACTTTGGGCAAGACGTGTTATTACTCGTTTAATGTCCATCATCCCGGTTATTACCTTTGCGATTATTTACCATGGTAATGAAGCTAAGATTGAATCACTTTTGACATTTTCACAAGTATTCTTAAGTGTCGCTTTACCATTCTCAATCTTTCCACTGATCAAATTCACAAGTAATAAGAAACTTATGGGCGAATTTGTTAATAATAAATTGGTTGAATACATTGGCTACTTTGTTGCAATAGTCTTAACCATTTTAAATATCTGGTTGATTTACACAACATTTGTACCAACTGCATAA
- a CDS encoding helix-turn-helix domain-containing protein, translated as MEEFDLQSLLSSNDKLLIHLLQSYAQTNEIAVFVLNNDDNLQAGVFGKLSESDALSKVDKMGDLSKLSVNKYKYSIEYADAPVRIAAINQRIGKVCVACDVEKSADMKNVLVMQKLNRQVDYLRYLIESIANLIIQNRGIDDFVIKYSLDLNKEIDNLDENESDALKRIKHLSTSNGSIIAAIEFIDNNLDKRLTLDQFSGRVYLSDYYFSKLFKRETGLSFSVYLNARKIQKAMILLKESNQSINEISDSLGFTRLSYFSQTFKKYTGYAPTKYRVEDIN; from the coding sequence ATGGAAGAATTTGATTTGCAGTCTCTGTTGTCTAGTAATGATAAGTTGCTTATTCATTTACTACAATCTTATGCTCAAACCAATGAGATAGCTGTTTTTGTATTGAATAATGATGACAATTTACAAGCTGGTGTGTTTGGTAAGTTATCAGAAAGCGACGCTTTATCAAAGGTAGATAAGATGGGGGATTTATCTAAACTTAGTGTCAATAAATATAAGTATAGTATTGAATATGCCGACGCTCCGGTGAGAATAGCTGCAATTAATCAACGAATCGGTAAAGTTTGTGTTGCCTGTGATGTTGAAAAAAGCGCTGACATGAAAAATGTTTTAGTGATGCAAAAACTGAATAGACAAGTTGATTATTTACGCTATTTAATTGAAAGCATTGCTAACTTGATTATTCAAAATCGTGGAATTGATGATTTCGTTATTAAATATTCCTTGGATCTGAATAAAGAAATTGATAATCTGGACGAAAATGAAAGTGATGCTTTAAAAAGAATTAAACATTTATCAACATCGAATGGCTCAATCATAGCAGCCATCGAATTCATTGATAATAATTTGGATAAGCGTTTAACTTTAGATCAATTTTCTGGTCGAGTATATTTGTCAGATTATTATTTTAGCAAGCTCTTTAAAAGGGAAACGGGGTTGAGCTTCTCAGTTTATTTGAATGCCAGAAAAATTCAAAAGGCAATGATTCTCTTGAAAGAATCCAATCAGAGTATCAACGAGATCTCAGATTCATTAGGATTTACGAGGTTAAGTTATTTTAGTCAGACTTTTAAGAAGTACACTGGTTATGCACCTACAAAATATCGGGTTGAAGATATCAATTAA
- a CDS encoding DUF488 domain-containing protein yields the protein MTKLVLKRIYDKELPAGYRVLVDRLWPRGMSKVRADLDLWAKEIAPSTELRKWFGHDPEKYLEFKNKYLDEINNNPYTQEFLKTIKEALLKQDVLILYSAKDEEHNDAVVLMEYLNSNI from the coding sequence ATGACTAAACTGGTTTTAAAGCGTATCTACGATAAAGAATTGCCAGCTGGATATCGAGTTTTGGTGGATCGACTTTGGCCTCGAGGGATGTCGAAAGTTCGGGCCGATCTTGATTTGTGGGCAAAAGAAATCGCCCCTTCAACTGAATTAAGAAAATGGTTTGGACATGATCCAGAGAAATATTTAGAGTTTAAAAATAAATATTTGGATGAAATTAACAATAATCCTTATACTCAAGAGTTTTTAAAAACAATAAAGGAAGCTCTCTTGAAACAAGACGTACTTATTTTATACAGTGCAAAGGATGAGGAACATAACGATGCTGTAGTTCTAATGGAATATCTAAATTCAAATATTTAA
- a CDS encoding Hsp20/alpha crystallin family protein encodes MANEITDRNNLMRNWFNNDSWMNNFPSIFDANFPESSYLKTDIKETDKDYQLKVDLPAVDKKNLDITYNNDILTIRGHRDSFDDHNDKNGDMIMSERSSGRFSRQYNLPEVDPDNVKATYDNGVLQLTLPKLKKDVDSGHHIQIS; translated from the coding sequence ATGGCAAATGAAATTACTGATCGTAACAATCTGATGAGAAATTGGTTCAATAATGATTCTTGGATGAATAATTTTCCATCAATATTTGATGCCAATTTCCCAGAAAGCTCATATTTAAAGACTGATATTAAAGAAACAGATAAGGATTATCAATTAAAGGTTGATCTTCCTGCAGTCGATAAAAAGAACTTAGATATTACTTACAACAACGATATTTTAACTATCAGAGGTCATCGTGACAGTTTCGATGATCATAATGATAAGAATGGCGACATGATTATGTCAGAACGTTCCAGCGGACGCTTCAGTAGACAATACAATCTGCCAGAAGTTGATCCAGACAATGTCAAAGCTACCTATGATAATGGCGTTCTTCAATTGACGCTTCCAAAATTAAAGAAAGACGTTGACTCTGGACACCACATTCAAATCAGCTAA
- a CDS encoding histidine phosphatase family protein yields MVELYIVRHGETDTNSEARINGMSTDMPLNAKGIKQIEELEEYIDINKFDEVYTSPMKRAMQTAEILNQGAHEIHQDKRLYEADYGSWDGLKETELLEKYPDAFDENHYLLPNYTKYAKNGEEYADVYKRVENFMDEMGKKGDEKILVVCHGFVSRSFLKVTTGAQDISKIIQPNNGGVSKYKVSASGNKYLVYYGRVNNID; encoded by the coding sequence ATGGTTGAATTATATATTGTAAGACATGGTGAGACAGACACTAATTCAGAGGCTCGGATTAATGGTATGTCTACTGATATGCCCTTAAACGCCAAAGGTATCAAGCAAATTGAGGAATTAGAAGAATATATTGATATTAATAAATTTGATGAAGTCTACACAAGCCCTATGAAGCGAGCTATGCAAACAGCAGAAATTTTGAACCAGGGTGCACACGAGATACATCAAGACAAGCGCCTTTATGAAGCAGATTACGGTTCATGGGACGGCTTAAAAGAAACCGAGTTATTAGAGAAGTATCCAGACGCATTCGATGAGAACCATTATCTTTTACCTAATTACACTAAGTATGCTAAAAATGGCGAAGAATACGCTGACGTATACAAACGAGTAGAGAATTTTATGGATGAAATGGGAAAAAAGGGCGATGAGAAGATTCTAGTCGTGTGTCACGGATTCGTTAGCCGCTCATTCTTAAAAGTTACCACGGGTGCGCAAGATATTTCTAAAATTATCCAGCCTAACAATGGTGGTGTTTCTAAGTATAAAGTTTCAGCAAGTGGCAACAAATATCTTGTATACTACGGTCGTGTAAATAATATTGACTAG
- a CDS encoding APC family permease: MKNVFKKESVDTYIKADSRLTKSLGARDLLSLGIGAVIGTGIFILPGHEAALHAGPAVAVAFLIAALVSGLVGMAYAEFSSAMPVAGSAYSFGAVIYGEIVGWILGWALILEYFLTVSAEAVGFASYFNNNILGAIGVNLPKYLSAGPLEGGVINISATLIVLVIAVIISYGASLSKKVENVAVIIKVAIIILFVVVGFFYIKSSNYVPFYPKEFHTKPFGLGGISTACSTVFFAFVGFDALAANSAETIDPKKDMVKGILGTVVVAVILYVSFSLVLTGIVNYKELNVDDPAAYALKVVHLDTWNKLITLGALVGIFTSLLTMFFGGSRLVYALGRDGLLPKKMGQVDFKHSVPRNAIIVATVVQAFFAGLVPLTELTSLINAGTLLAFIFISFGIIPLRKRKDIPNDGFKMPWYPALPIFAGLASLYFLLMLPAISKISVGLWIAVGIVVYFTYGLKHSKLQNKK, from the coding sequence ATGAAAAATGTCTTTAAAAAAGAATCTGTCGATACCTACATAAAGGCTGATTCGAGACTAACAAAGAGTTTAGGTGCAAGAGATCTGTTGTCACTAGGGATTGGAGCAGTAATTGGTACTGGTATTTTCATTTTGCCAGGGCATGAAGCGGCGTTACATGCAGGACCTGCTGTGGCAGTGGCTTTCTTGATTGCAGCATTGGTGTCTGGTTTAGTGGGGATGGCCTATGCAGAATTTTCATCAGCAATGCCTGTTGCTGGTTCAGCGTATTCGTTTGGTGCCGTGATTTATGGTGAAATTGTTGGCTGGATTCTTGGCTGGGCTTTGATTTTGGAATATTTTCTAACCGTATCAGCCGAGGCAGTTGGCTTCGCCTCGTATTTTAACAATAATATTTTAGGCGCTATAGGTGTCAATTTACCCAAGTATCTCTCAGCAGGACCACTAGAAGGTGGAGTTATCAATATCTCGGCGACTTTAATCGTCTTGGTGATTGCTGTAATTATTTCTTACGGTGCCAGTCTTTCTAAAAAGGTTGAGAATGTGGCAGTAATCATCAAAGTAGCAATCATCATCTTGTTCGTAGTTGTCGGTTTCTTCTATATTAAGTCGAGCAACTATGTGCCATTTTATCCGAAAGAGTTTCATACAAAGCCATTTGGTTTAGGCGGGATCTCGACAGCCTGCTCAACCGTTTTCTTCGCCTTTGTCGGTTTCGATGCATTGGCAGCTAACTCTGCTGAAACGATTGATCCCAAAAAGGATATGGTCAAAGGTATCTTGGGAACCGTCGTCGTTGCCGTGATTTTGTACGTTTCCTTCTCCTTAGTATTGACCGGAATCGTTAATTATAAGGAATTGAACGTTGATGATCCAGCAGCTTACGCTTTGAAAGTTGTTCATCTGGATACTTGGAATAAACTAATCACGCTTGGAGCATTGGTGGGTATCTTTACATCGTTATTAACAATGTTTTTCGGTGGCTCACGACTAGTTTACGCATTAGGACGTGATGGATTGTTGCCAAAGAAAATGGGTCAAGTCGATTTCAAACATTCAGTTCCACGTAATGCCATTATCGTGGCAACAGTCGTTCAAGCATTCTTTGCTGGATTAGTTCCCTTGACTGAATTGACCTCCTTGATCAATGCCGGAACCCTTTTAGCCTTTATCTTTATTTCCTTTGGAATAATTCCTCTACGTAAGAGAAAGGATATTCCTAACGATGGCTTCAAAATGCCTTGGTACCCAGCACTGCCAATCTTTGCAGGCTTAGCAAGCTTATATTTCTTGTTAATGCTGCCAGCTATCTCCAAGATTAGTGTTGGCTTGTGGATTGCAGTTGGAATCGTCGTCTACTTCACTTATGGTTTGAAACATTCTAAATTGCAAAATAAAAAATAG